One segment of Desulfosudis oleivorans Hxd3 DNA contains the following:
- a CDS encoding class I SAM-dependent methyltransferase, giving the protein MVTADFSRLKVKPGARILDIGCGEGRHTCAAYRLKGVTVVGADLNFNSLAVAREKLHFHDQLGEHGGGCWGLSVTDITRLPFADATFDVVICSEVLEHIPADRDAMAELLRVLKPGKDLVVSVPRYFPERICWMLSDDYVNANQGHVRIYAKTQLVSRLESLGARTWASHFAHSLHSPYWWLKCLVGPTRTDSMAVNLYHRFLTWDIMKRPKITRFSSRLLNPVMGKSLVVYLKKNSV; this is encoded by the coding sequence GTGGTCACCGCGGACTTCAGCAGGCTTAAAGTAAAACCCGGCGCAAGGATTTTAGACATCGGATGCGGCGAGGGCCGTCACACCTGTGCCGCCTACCGGCTCAAGGGCGTTACCGTGGTGGGCGCGGACCTGAACTTTAATTCCCTGGCAGTGGCCCGGGAGAAACTGCACTTTCACGATCAGCTGGGCGAACACGGCGGGGGGTGCTGGGGCCTGTCCGTGACCGACATCACCCGGCTTCCCTTTGCCGACGCCACCTTTGACGTGGTGATCTGTTCCGAGGTGCTGGAGCACATTCCAGCGGACCGGGACGCCATGGCCGAGCTGCTGCGCGTTCTCAAGCCGGGCAAGGACCTGGTGGTCAGTGTGCCCCGCTATTTTCCCGAGCGCATCTGCTGGATGCTGTCCGACGATTATGTCAATGCCAACCAGGGCCATGTGCGTATCTACGCCAAGACCCAGCTGGTTAGTCGCCTGGAGTCCCTGGGCGCAAGAACCTGGGCCAGCCATTTTGCCCACAGCCTGCACTCGCCCTACTGGTGGCTCAAGTGCCTGGTGGGGCCCACGCGTACCGATTCCATGGCCGTCAATCTCTATCACCGGTTTCTGACCTGGGACATCATGAAGCGGCCGAAAATCACCCGCTTTTCCAGCCGGCTGCTGAATCCGGTGATGGGCAAGAGCCTGGTGGTTTACCTGAAGAAGAATTCTGTATAG
- a CDS encoding acyl-[acyl-carrier-protein] thioesterase: protein MTFQQTRKIDYFQTATDGRIKLDALMRILQNAALDHVHEADRDTRVIIAAGYAWILNKVILDLARYPLYGETVTVNTWHRGIRGFKSYREYEILAGKERVATAASSWLFLDLARRKVVKVPKETDDLYGVVPAMALDRDIEAWKPNKNLVPEESMEIITRRSDYDMLGHVNNAVYFDYLDTLLGNQVGDTFGVRTVAIQYNREIGRQVKRIQAGLARRENGACAYTFFDASGVYACGDIVLA from the coding sequence ATGACATTTCAGCAGACCCGGAAAATCGACTATTTTCAGACCGCCACCGACGGCCGGATCAAGCTGGACGCCCTGATGCGCATTCTGCAGAACGCGGCACTGGACCATGTGCACGAGGCCGATCGGGATACCCGGGTGATCATTGCCGCCGGTTATGCCTGGATTTTAAACAAGGTCATTCTTGATCTTGCCCGTTATCCGTTATATGGCGAAACTGTCACGGTGAACACCTGGCACCGGGGCATCCGGGGGTTCAAGTCCTACCGGGAGTATGAAATTCTGGCGGGAAAGGAGAGGGTGGCCACGGCGGCCAGCTCCTGGTTGTTTTTGGACCTGGCCCGGCGCAAGGTGGTCAAGGTGCCCAAAGAGACCGACGACCTTTACGGCGTGGTGCCGGCCATGGCCCTGGACCGGGACATCGAGGCATGGAAGCCGAACAAGAACCTGGTGCCCGAAGAGAGCATGGAGATCATCACCCGGCGTTCGGATTATGATATGCTGGGCCATGTGAACAACGCTGTCTATTTTGACTACCTGGACACCCTGCTCGGAAACCAGGTGGGAGACACCTTCGGGGTCCGCACGGTTGCCATTCAGTACAACCGGGAGATCGGCCGGCAGGTGAAGCGCATTCAGGCCGGCCTGGCCCGGCGGGAAAACGGGGCCTGCGCCTACACCTTTTTTGACGCGTCAGGAGTCTATGCCTGCGGCGACATCGTTCTGGCCTGA
- the mltF gene encoding membrane-bound lytic murein transglycosylase MltF, with amino-acid sequence MRRPLRRVTVVLLWVALAIGVAWFYDYRRSMQSLWKIRQHGKIVVLTENNANSYYIYKETPMGFEYDLAKAFAGHLGVDLEVKTPGWDALFASLQRGDGDFIAASMTHTRKREQYADFSEPYLSVRQHLILHKSDHSIVTPAGLAGRTVHVREDTTYQQRLEALQADGIDLQLVLHRNTPTEELIEQVAKRQIDITVADSAIALLNRRYYPDIRIAFPIEKEQPLAWAVRKGDRGLRTEINRFFDEIKENGTFTRIYNRYYTAVDTFDYVDVKKFHQRIYTRLPRFRPLIEKAADRHGFDWQMIAAVIYQESHFDPFAQSHTGVKGLMQLTRVTAEEMGVTDRFDFEQNITAGVAYLAKLRHRFDDIEDPRTRLLFALASYNIGYGHVRDAQQIAKNMGMDPNRWQSLKEVLPLLRNREYYADTTYGYARGNEAVRYIERILTYYDILKQKKAV; translated from the coding sequence ATGAGACGACCGCTTCGACGCGTGACCGTGGTGCTGTTGTGGGTGGCCCTGGCCATTGGCGTTGCATGGTTTTATGATTACCGGCGTTCCATGCAGTCCCTGTGGAAAATCCGGCAGCATGGCAAAATCGTCGTTCTGACGGAAAACAACGCCAACAGCTACTACATCTATAAAGAGACCCCCATGGGGTTTGAATATGATCTGGCAAAGGCCTTTGCCGGACATCTGGGTGTGGACCTGGAGGTCAAAACGCCGGGGTGGGATGCTCTGTTTGCCTCCCTGCAGCGGGGAGACGGCGATTTCATCGCGGCCAGCATGACCCACACCAGAAAACGCGAACAGTACGCCGATTTTTCCGAGCCCTATCTTTCGGTACGCCAGCACCTGATTCTTCACAAGTCCGACCACAGCATCGTAACACCGGCCGGCCTGGCCGGCCGGACGGTCCATGTGCGGGAGGACACCACCTACCAGCAGCGGCTGGAGGCGTTGCAGGCCGACGGCATCGACCTGCAACTGGTGCTTCACCGGAACACCCCCACCGAGGAACTGATCGAGCAGGTGGCCAAGAGACAAATCGACATCACCGTGGCCGATTCGGCCATCGCGCTGCTGAACCGGCGCTACTACCCGGACATCCGTATCGCCTTTCCCATTGAAAAGGAGCAGCCCCTGGCCTGGGCCGTACGCAAGGGAGACAGGGGCCTGCGGACCGAAATCAACCGCTTTTTTGACGAGATCAAAGAAAACGGGACCTTTACAAGAATTTATAACCGGTATTATACGGCAGTGGATACCTTTGATTACGTGGATGTCAAAAAATTCCACCAGCGAATCTACACCCGGCTCCCCCGGTTCCGGCCCCTGATTGAAAAGGCCGCGGACCGTCATGGTTTTGACTGGCAGATGATCGCGGCGGTGATCTACCAGGAGTCCCATTTTGACCCCTTTGCCCAGAGTCACACAGGGGTCAAGGGATTGATGCAGCTCACCCGGGTGACCGCGGAGGAGATGGGGGTGACCGACCGGTTCGATTTCGAGCAGAACATCACCGCCGGCGTGGCCTACCTGGCCAAATTGCGCCACCGGTTTGACGATATTGAGGATCCCCGCACCCGTCTGCTTTTTGCCCTGGCCAGTTATAACATCGGCTACGGCCATGTGCGGGACGCCCAGCAGATCGCCAAAAACATGGGCATGGACCCCAACCGGTGGCAGTCCCTGAAGGAGGTCCTGCCCCTGCTGCGAAACCGGGAGTATTACGCGGACACCACCTACGGGTACGCCAGGGGAAACGAGGCGGTCCGCTATATAGAGCGTATTCTTACCTACTACGATATTCTGAAACAGAAAAAGGCCGTCTGA
- a CDS encoding DUF6485 family protein, translating into MECRKDQNMTRCNCTYDPCSRKGICCECLEYHLRSRELPGCCFPDTAERTYDRSFDHFARLVAGGKI; encoded by the coding sequence ATGGAGTGCCGCAAAGACCAGAACATGACCCGCTGCAACTGTACCTATGACCCGTGCTCAAGAAAAGGAATCTGCTGCGAATGCCTTGAATATCACTTACGGAGCCGGGAACTGCCCGGCTGCTGTTTCCCCGACACCGCCGAGCGGACCTACGACCGGTCCTTTGACCACTTCGCCCGCCTGGTGGCCGGCGGAAAAATATAA
- a CDS encoding class I SAM-dependent methyltransferase, protein MSFDPDDLKNIKGFLDNDEARHLYDMALWSSVAGPCLEVGSYCGKSAVCLGAACRENNALLFSIDHHRGSEEQQPGEEYFDPALFDHRAGQINTLPFFLSAIEKAGLADTVVPIVCSSTTAAKGWATPLSLVFIDGGHSLETATTDYRCWAQHIIPGGLLLIHDIFENPDEGGQAPHEVYKMALSSGLFNPHSRVKTLGVLQRK, encoded by the coding sequence ATGAGTTTTGATCCTGATGATTTAAAAAACATCAAAGGCTTTCTTGACAATGACGAGGCCCGGCACCTCTACGACATGGCGCTCTGGTCCAGCGTTGCCGGCCCCTGCCTGGAGGTGGGCAGCTACTGCGGAAAATCGGCGGTATGCCTGGGGGCTGCCTGCCGGGAGAACAACGCCCTTCTTTTTTCCATCGACCACCACCGGGGTTCTGAAGAGCAGCAGCCCGGCGAAGAATATTTTGACCCCGCGCTTTTTGATCACCGGGCCGGACAGATCAACACCCTTCCCTTTTTTCTTTCAGCCATCGAAAAAGCCGGGCTTGCCGACACTGTGGTGCCTATTGTATGCAGTTCGACCACGGCGGCAAAAGGATGGGCCACACCCCTTTCCCTGGTGTTCATTGACGGCGGCCACTCCCTTGAAACCGCCACCACCGACTACCGATGCTGGGCGCAACACATTATTCCCGGCGGTCTGCTGCTGATTCACGATATTTTTGAAAATCCCGATGAAGGGGGCCAGGCCCCGCACGAGGTCTACAAAATGGCCCTTTCCTCCGGCCTCTTTAATCCCCACTCCCGGGTAAAGACCCTGGGGGTGCTGCAACGGAAATGA
- a CDS encoding 4-hydroxyphenylacetate 3-hydroxylase family protein: protein MMMTAEAYEASLRKLNLKVYMFGQKVSNVVDHPIIRPSMNAVAKTYELAHRPEHEAIMTATSHLTGKKINRFTHIHQSTDDLVKKTRMGRLLGGATGCCFQRCVGMDSLNALSMTTFDIDAKYGTEYNKRFIRYLEYVQENDLTCDGAMTDPKGDRSLPPHKQKDPDLYLRVVEVKPDGIVVRGAKAHQTGAVNSHEVIVMPTISMREEDKDYAVSFALPSDAEGITYIMGRQSCDTRKLEMGTIDRGNPFFGGHEALVVFDDVFVPNDRIFMLKEFEFAGHLVERFASYHRQSYACKVGVGDVLIGASQTIAEYNGAEKAHHIKDKIVEMNHLNESLFCGSLACAATGHKEPSGTYYVNNLLANVFKQNVTRFPYELSRLAQDIAGGLMVTLPSEQDFNDPETGPVLKKYFQTRDGVLPENRARILRLIENITLGTAAVGYLTESMHGAGSPQAQRIMISRLANMEEKKKKAKALCGIKDNDQ from the coding sequence ATGATGATGACCGCCGAAGCCTATGAGGCTTCTCTTCGCAAGCTTAATCTCAAGGTTTACATGTTCGGCCAAAAGGTTTCCAACGTGGTGGACCATCCCATCATCCGCCCGTCCATGAACGCCGTGGCCAAGACCTATGAACTGGCCCACCGGCCCGAGCACGAGGCCATCATGACGGCCACCTCCCACCTGACCGGCAAAAAGATCAACCGGTTTACCCATATTCACCAGAGCACCGACGATCTGGTAAAAAAGACCCGCATGGGCCGGCTCCTGGGCGGGGCCACGGGCTGCTGCTTTCAACGGTGCGTGGGCATGGACTCGCTCAACGCCCTTTCCATGACCACCTTTGACATCGACGCCAAATACGGCACGGAATACAACAAGCGGTTTATCCGCTACCTTGAATACGTGCAGGAAAACGACCTGACCTGCGACGGCGCCATGACCGACCCCAAAGGAGACCGGTCCCTGCCGCCGCATAAACAGAAAGACCCGGACCTCTACCTCCGCGTGGTGGAGGTCAAACCCGACGGTATCGTGGTGAGGGGCGCCAAGGCCCACCAGACCGGGGCCGTAAACTCCCACGAGGTTATTGTCATGCCCACCATTTCCATGCGGGAGGAGGACAAAGACTACGCGGTCTCTTTTGCCCTGCCCAGTGACGCCGAGGGCATCACCTACATCATGGGCCGCCAGTCCTGCGACACCCGCAAGCTGGAGATGGGCACCATCGACCGGGGCAACCCCTTTTTCGGGGGGCACGAGGCCCTGGTAGTGTTTGACGATGTGTTCGTGCCCAACGACCGCATTTTCATGCTCAAAGAATTCGAGTTTGCCGGCCACCTGGTGGAGCGGTTTGCCTCCTACCACCGCCAGAGCTATGCCTGCAAGGTAGGGGTGGGGGACGTGCTCATCGGCGCGTCCCAGACCATTGCCGAGTACAACGGCGCGGAAAAGGCCCATCACATCAAGGACAAGATCGTTGAGATGAACCATTTGAACGAGTCCCTGTTCTGCGGGTCTCTGGCCTGCGCCGCCACCGGCCACAAAGAGCCCAGCGGGACTTATTACGTGAACAACCTGCTGGCCAACGTATTCAAGCAGAACGTGACCCGGTTTCCCTACGAGCTTTCCCGGCTGGCCCAGGATATTGCCGGCGGCCTGATGGTGACCCTGCCATCCGAGCAGGATTTTAACGATCCCGAAACCGGGCCGGTGCTGAAAAAGTATTTTCAGACACGGGACGGGGTTTTGCCCGAAAACCGGGCCCGTATCCTGCGGCTGATTGAAAATATCACCCTGGGAACGGCGGCGGTGGGCTACCTCACCGAATCCATGCACGGCGCGGGATCTCCCCAGGCCCAGCGGATCATGATCTCCCGGCTGGCCAACATGGAGGAGAAAAAGAAAAAGGCCAAAGCCCTCTGTGGTATCAAGGACAATGACCAGTAA
- a CDS encoding DNA translocase FtsK gives MRKELGGILILFLVVLTTVSLLTFSPADPSINHARGPGDIHNFFGVLGAYTAGLLLSGFGLGAFWIPFLLFLAGMRVLGGRPAKTILPIALGGLLLIIATGCLFALRQDIYSLMGSRFPAGGITGIPLKDLLVSYAGPAGGAFIAFLLFLTGLIIATGFSPVRFGRRCYALGRRLYDALRTRYIIRRERKLKAEKRAEVQKKQAQKPEREIVIKAPAPVTAVPPVPAPKQKEFDFMSPSGPFDLPSVKFLTDPDKRPASMDDDSLHMQAKLLEKKLEDFGISGEVTEISPGPVVTTFEYRPAPGVKINRIVNLSDDLALALRAISIRIVAPIPGKSVIGIEIPNAEREVVRIKEIIVSQSFEKSKSRLTLCLGKDIVGEPVAVEMDKMPHLLVAGSTGSGKSVALNTMICSLLYKARPDEVKLLMIDPKRIELSLYDGIPHLIAPVVTNMKKATNALNWAVREMEERYEKLASKQVRNIAQYNKKIEKESDHPDDEKLPYIVIIIDEFADLMAVASRDVETALARLAQMARAAGVHLILATQRPSVNVITGVIKANFPTRISFQVSSKIDSRTILDTNGAESLLGSGDMLYLPPGTGKLQRIHGAFISEDEVNRIIEFLKKQKEPEFDESVTLAPPAAEEADGDLEFDDRYDEAVALVSRTRQASISMIQRHLRIGYNRAARIIEVMEQQGVVGPSDGVKQREVLISNLEDMDGGK, from the coding sequence ATGCGAAAAGAACTCGGTGGTATTCTGATCCTGTTTCTGGTGGTACTGACCACGGTCAGCCTGCTGACCTTCAGCCCGGCCGACCCCTCCATCAATCACGCCCGGGGGCCGGGAGACATTCATAACTTCTTCGGCGTGCTGGGGGCCTACACCGCGGGGCTGCTGCTCTCCGGTTTCGGCCTGGGGGCCTTCTGGATTCCCTTTCTGCTGTTTCTTGCCGGCATGCGGGTGCTGGGCGGCAGGCCGGCCAAAACCATTCTGCCCATCGCCCTGGGCGGGCTGCTGCTGATTATCGCCACCGGCTGCCTGTTCGCCCTGCGGCAGGATATCTATTCCCTGATGGGCAGCCGGTTTCCCGCCGGCGGCATCACCGGCATTCCCTTAAAAGACCTGCTGGTAAGCTATGCCGGGCCGGCCGGGGGCGCCTTTATCGCCTTTCTGCTGTTCCTGACGGGCCTGATCATCGCCACCGGCTTCTCCCCGGTGCGCTTCGGCCGAAGGTGTTACGCCCTGGGCCGCCGCCTCTATGACGCCCTTCGCACGCGCTACATCATTCGGCGGGAAAGAAAACTGAAAGCGGAAAAACGGGCCGAAGTTCAGAAAAAACAGGCCCAGAAGCCCGAACGGGAAATTGTCATCAAGGCACCGGCGCCGGTGACGGCGGTTCCGCCGGTTCCCGCGCCCAAGCAGAAAGAGTTCGATTTCATGAGCCCGTCGGGCCCCTTTGACCTGCCGTCGGTCAAGTTTCTCACTGACCCGGACAAGCGACCCGCCTCCATGGATGACGACAGCCTGCACATGCAGGCCAAGCTGCTGGAAAAAAAGCTGGAAGACTTCGGCATCAGCGGTGAGGTCACCGAAATATCGCCCGGCCCGGTGGTCACCACCTTTGAATACCGGCCCGCGCCCGGTGTAAAGATCAACCGGATTGTCAACCTGTCCGACGACCTGGCCCTGGCCCTGCGGGCCATTTCCATTCGCATCGTGGCCCCCATTCCCGGCAAGTCGGTCATCGGTATCGAGATACCCAATGCCGAGCGGGAGGTGGTACGCATAAAAGAGATCATCGTCTCCCAGTCCTTTGAAAAATCAAAGTCCAGGCTCACCCTCTGCCTGGGAAAGGACATCGTGGGCGAGCCCGTGGCCGTGGAGATGGACAAGATGCCCCACCTGCTGGTGGCCGGCTCCACGGGCTCGGGCAAAAGCGTGGCCCTGAACACCATGATCTGCAGCCTGCTCTACAAGGCCCGGCCCGACGAGGTCAAGCTGCTGATGATCGACCCCAAACGCATCGAGCTCTCCCTGTACGACGGCATTCCCCACCTGATCGCCCCGGTGGTGACCAACATGAAAAAGGCCACCAACGCCCTGAACTGGGCCGTCCGGGAAATGGAGGAGCGGTATGAAAAACTGGCGTCAAAGCAAGTGCGCAACATCGCTCAGTACAACAAAAAGATAGAAAAGGAGAGCGACCATCCCGACGATGAGAAGCTCCCCTACATCGTCATCATCATCGACGAGTTTGCCGACCTCATGGCCGTGGCCTCCCGGGATGTGGAGACCGCCCTGGCAAGGCTTGCCCAGATGGCCCGGGCCGCGGGCGTCCACCTGATCCTGGCCACCCAGCGGCCGTCGGTGAACGTGATCACCGGCGTGATCAAGGCCAACTTTCCCACCCGCATCTCCTTTCAGGTGTCGTCCAAGATCGACTCGCGCACCATTCTGGACACCAACGGCGCGGAAAGCCTGCTGGGCAGCGGCGACATGCTCTACCTGCCGCCGGGCACAGGCAAGCTTCAGCGGATTCATGGCGCGTTTATCTCCGAAGACGAGGTCAATCGCATCATCGAATTCCTTAAAAAGCAGAAAGAGCCGGAGTTTGACGAAAGCGTGACCCTGGCGCCGCCGGCGGCTGAAGAAGCCGACGGAGACCTGGAGTTCGACGACCGGTACGACGAGGCCGTGGCCCTGGTGAGCCGAACCCGGCAAGCCTCCATCTCCATGATCCAGCGCCACCTGCGCATCGGCTACAACCGGGCCGCCCGCATTATTGAGGTAATGGAACAACAGGGCGTGGTGGGGCCTTCGGACGGGGTCAAACAACGGGAAGTACTGATTTCAAACCTTGAGGACATGGACGGCGGCAAATGA
- a CDS encoding glycosyltransferase family 4 protein → MPAATDSGPLRIGLLSYRSNPHCGGQGVYVRNLSYWLSRLGHQVEVISGPPDPQLKDGVKLTHLPCLDLYNPEALFRMPSLRELARPINFMEWFGVSTMGFPEPFTFGLRAYQFMRNRFKDYDIIHDNQSLSYGLWAIGRVVPAVATIHHPITVDREIAIRSVRSKVGKLQQMRWFSFLGMQKRVARSLPRIITVSERAQKDISRDFGVRPDRFSVIPNGINTELFYPIDEIAREPNRIIVTNSADTPLKGLYHLLHAVAKIAAHREVFLTVIGKPKENGGVERLVKKLGIGPLITFTGRISNEEFVRQYARATVAVVPSVYEGFGLPAGEAMACRVPVISTSGGALPEVVGNAGILVPPENPEALAREIVRVFDNPALARELGQKGYERVHRHFTWENAARKTEAVYREVIRGHRGLQQA, encoded by the coding sequence ATGCCAGCGGCAACCGATAGCGGCCCGCTTCGCATCGGCCTGCTCAGTTACAGAAGCAATCCCCACTGCGGGGGCCAGGGTGTCTATGTGCGCAACCTGAGCTACTGGCTTTCCCGCCTGGGCCATCAGGTGGAGGTGATTTCCGGCCCGCCCGACCCCCAGCTCAAGGACGGGGTCAAGCTGACCCACCTGCCGTGCCTGGACCTGTACAACCCGGAGGCGTTGTTCCGTATGCCGTCGCTGCGGGAGCTGGCCCGGCCCATCAATTTCATGGAGTGGTTCGGCGTCTCCACCATGGGATTTCCCGAGCCCTTCACCTTCGGGTTGCGGGCCTATCAGTTCATGCGTAACCGTTTCAAGGACTACGACATCATTCACGACAACCAGAGCCTGTCCTATGGACTGTGGGCCATCGGCCGGGTGGTGCCTGCCGTGGCCACCATTCACCACCCCATCACCGTGGACCGGGAGATCGCCATTCGCAGCGTCCGGTCAAAAGTGGGAAAGCTTCAGCAGATGCGGTGGTTTTCATTTCTGGGCATGCAGAAAAGGGTGGCACGGTCACTGCCCCGTATTATCACTGTTTCCGAGCGGGCCCAAAAAGACATCAGCAGGGACTTCGGGGTGCGGCCGGACCGGTTTTCCGTGATTCCCAACGGCATCAACACCGAGCTGTTTTATCCCATCGATGAGATTGCCCGGGAGCCGAACCGCATCATCGTGACCAACAGCGCGGACACGCCGTTAAAGGGGCTGTATCACCTGCTGCATGCCGTGGCAAAGATCGCGGCCCACCGGGAGGTCTTTCTTACCGTGATCGGCAAGCCCAAGGAAAACGGCGGCGTGGAGCGGCTGGTGAAAAAGCTGGGCATCGGCCCCCTGATCACCTTCACGGGCCGGATCAGCAACGAGGAATTTGTGCGCCAGTACGCCAGGGCCACGGTGGCCGTGGTGCCGTCGGTGTATGAAGGGTTCGGCCTGCCCGCCGGTGAAGCCATGGCGTGCAGAGTGCCGGTGATCAGCACCTCCGGCGGTGCCCTGCCCGAGGTGGTGGGGAACGCCGGTATTTTGGTGCCCCCGGAAAACCCCGAGGCCCTGGCCCGGGAGATCGTGCGGGTGTTCGACAACCCGGCCCTGGCCCGGGAACTGGGACAAAAAGGATACGAGCGGGTACATCGTCATTTCACATGGGAAAACGCCGCCAGAAAAACCGAGGCGGTTTACAGAGAGGTTATTCGTGGTCACCGCGGACTTCAGCAGGCTTAA
- a CDS encoding epoxyqueuosine reductase, which translates to MANTVINDIQALLEKRGIPVFGVASADLLNQTAPEGFRPGDMLPEARSVVILARPLPLSVFQTPRNNGFYSFYTAAFHTYYQATNDAANAACLMLEAAGHAALPIPSYGPLKFHNGEPRGLISLKHAAVAAGLGKMGKNTLLIHPEKGNILRLGGLITTMDWPATGPAEFPKLCPDNCHKCMDACPVGALSEKGIDKMQCMGNCIKHTLMPPRWVLSAIRWPVGKSRFLTGLMDLFALSFFDSYGVSCFACLKACPHFPENRKNSPH; encoded by the coding sequence ATGGCCAATACCGTCATCAATGACATCCAGGCGCTTCTGGAAAAAAGGGGGATTCCTGTTTTCGGCGTTGCCAGTGCGGACCTGCTTAACCAAACCGCGCCTGAGGGTTTTCGGCCCGGGGATATGCTGCCTGAAGCCCGGTCTGTGGTGATCCTGGCCAGGCCCCTGCCCCTGTCAGTTTTCCAGACGCCGCGCAATAACGGGTTTTATTCTTTTTATACGGCCGCCTTTCACACCTACTACCAGGCCACCAATGACGCGGCCAACGCCGCCTGCCTGATGCTGGAGGCCGCCGGCCACGCGGCCCTGCCCATCCCCTCTTATGGCCCGCTGAAGTTTCACAACGGCGAACCCCGGGGCCTGATCAGCCTGAAGCACGCGGCCGTGGCAGCGGGCCTGGGCAAGATGGGCAAAAACACGCTGCTGATCCATCCGGAAAAGGGAAACATTCTGCGCCTGGGCGGGTTGATCACCACCATGGACTGGCCGGCCACCGGCCCGGCCGAGTTCCCAAAGCTCTGCCCGGACAACTGCCATAAGTGCATGGACGCCTGCCCGGTGGGGGCCCTGTCGGAAAAAGGCATCGACAAGATGCAGTGCATGGGCAACTGCATAAAGCACACCCTGATGCCGCCACGCTGGGTGCTGTCGGCCATCCGCTGGCCGGTGGGAAAAAGCCGGTTTCTGACCGGTCTGATGGACCTGTTTGCCTTAAGCTTTTTTGACAGCTACGGGGTCTCCTGTTTTGCCTGCCTCAAGGCATGCCCCCATTTTCCGGAAAACCGGAAAAATTCGCCGCATTGA
- the cbiR gene encoding cobamide remodeling phosphodiesterase CbiR, with amino-acid sequence MTPAPVAYKGVYPFSLACPSFVYPAGYAENVRRLAPLVDEIELLLFESGPERLPSAGEIGALKTLGGSGAVAYNVHLPIDVSIAAADRAEARAAEKAIGEAVDRSRSLVPTSWTLHVPCDQPNGTRPSRIWEERVCRRLERILAAHSLPPRSLALETLDYPPFFLYDIVETLDCSVCLDIGHLAVKGYDSRAAFDLFRDRVAIIHAHGASGAEDHLALDVLAAGRQQELLYMLSNFAGTLSLEVFSAEALFASLDCLDRLWHTFQKTGNC; translated from the coding sequence ATGACCCCGGCGCCGGTGGCCTATAAGGGGGTGTATCCCTTTTCCCTGGCCTGCCCTTCCTTTGTCTATCCGGCGGGCTACGCGGAAAACGTCCGGCGCTTGGCGCCCCTGGTGGATGAGATCGAGCTGCTGCTGTTTGAAAGCGGGCCGGAACGCCTGCCCTCCGCCGGTGAAATCGGCGCGCTGAAAACCCTGGGCGGTTCCGGCGCCGTCGCCTATAACGTGCATCTGCCCATTGATGTCTCCATTGCCGCCGCTGATAGGGCCGAGGCCCGGGCCGCTGAAAAGGCCATCGGCGAGGCGGTGGACCGTTCACGGTCACTGGTTCCCACGTCATGGACCCTGCACGTTCCCTGTGACCAGCCTAACGGAACCCGGCCTTCCCGCATCTGGGAGGAGCGGGTCTGCCGGCGCCTTGAGCGGATTCTGGCGGCCCATTCTCTTCCCCCCCGGTCTCTGGCCCTTGAAACCCTGGACTACCCGCCCTTCTTTCTCTACGATATCGTGGAGACTCTGGACTGTTCGGTCTGCCTGGACATCGGGCATCTTGCGGTAAAAGGGTATGACAGCAGGGCCGCCTTTGATCTGTTCCGGGATCGCGTTGCCATTATTCATGCCCACGGCGCGTCCGGGGCTGAGGATCACCTGGCCCTGGATGTCCTTGCTGCCGGCCGGCAGCAGGAATTGCTTTACATGCTATCGAACTTTGCCGGCACCCTTTCACTGGAAGTGTTTTCCGCAGAGGCCCTCTTTGCCTCTCTGGACTGTCTGGACCGGCTGTGGCATACGTTTCAGAAAACCGGCAACTGTTGA